A portion of the Phaeodactylum tricornutum CCAP 1055/1 chromosome 7, whole genome shotgun sequence genome contains these proteins:
- a CDS encoding predicted protein — MGPCSNPNLSLTNTMIQAQELSPLINHCNKEFCAYSNESLSTLESADSRAGRTEGADDYDYDIETFAKLETRRKSSTKSWNIISRFKLDRGALQFAVRMAVLLTISSLFVLIRSEKWKYPDGMWVLVSVLFVSWFPSLDAASVIEKITQRLIGTFVGAFLGLSCGFFSIWAFPTQTYQAFFLTACMFIFNFGIIFLSGHCKVGQEKVIKQYAYATVLCVLTFCICMLPFGLDKDPKWELGVWRVCNVIVGCLLGALGSIFVWPKSTMAVLHEKTARQVKLAGEASEAVLHMAADYFAGKVDVNRLADELMASPLETRMRWKINRINSGKLSEVSMRSNHADVALKKYEDAIADWKASKMLFPLIKYDPFRLRLGKRPEENECFSSFNKEIARTLARSLRIQTTIVVLDGMVRNDTEYDFGESDLVVFSETGTFIRQMLTLPFQIHLNNSAALSLFRCLDDIRRRITQLSDAVSKPDESAAHARYAGLERFKRSLVSEDDEFLHADDDVGRGIPEFASGSNENSLFFLQLVEHLVHRSLRLYQAWKHVEMQSLQLDDPAIRALLVNSSSETRPGDSLRSLVVA, encoded by the exons ATGGGACCATGTTCCAACCCAAATCTTTCGCTCACGAATACCATGATACAAGCGCAAGAACTTTCCCCGCTGATAAATCATTGCAACAAGGAATTTTGTGCCTACTCAAATGAGTCTCTGTCGACGCTCGAGAGCGCAGATTCGAGGGCCGGACGAACAGAAGGTGCCGATGACTATGATTATGACATTGAAACTTTTGCCAAACTCGAGACCCGGCGAAAAAGCAGTACAAAATCGTGGAATATTATTTCTCGGTTTAAACTCGATCGCGGTGCCCTTCAGTTTGCCGTGCGCATGGCAGTTCTGCTCACTATCTCGAGCTTGTTTGTCTTGATCCGATCGGAGAAATGGAAGTACCCAGATGGCATGTGGGTACTAGTCAGTGTCCTGTTCGTGAGCTGGTTTCCAAGTTTGGATGCCGCTAGCGTCATAGAAAAGATTACGCAAAGGCTCATCGGAACTTTTGTTGGGGCTTTTTTGGGTCTCAGTTGTGGATTCTTCAGCATATGGgcttttccaacacaaacCTACCAAGCATTCTTTCTGACCGCGTGCATGTTCATTTTTAACTTTGGAATAATTTTTCTGTCGGGCCATTGCAAGGTGGGACAAGAGAAAGTCATT AAACAATACGCCTACGCTACAGTTCTGTGCGTTTTGACCTTTTGCATATGCATGTTGCCATTTGGCCTAGACAAGGACCCAAAATGGGAATTGGGCGTTTGGCGTGTATGCAACGTCATTGTTGGCTGCTTGCTAGGAGCCCTTGGCTCCATCTTTGTTTGGCCCAAGTCAACAATGGCTGTCTTACACGAAAAGACTGCTCGCCAGGTCAAACTGGCTGGGGAAGCGAGCGAGGCTGTTTTACATATGGCAGCTGACTACTTTGCAGGCAAAGTTGATGTGAATAGATTGGCAGATGAGCTGATGGCCTCACCTCTGGAAACCCGTATGCGCTGGAAAATCAATCGTATCAACAGTGGAAAGTTGAGTGAAGTGAGCATGCGCAGTAATCATGCCGACGTGGCTTTGAAAAAGTATGAAGACGCAATTGCTGATTGGAAGGCAAGTAAAATGCTATTCCCTCTGATCAAGTATGATCCATTCCGTCTTAGATTGGGAAAGAGACCCGAGGAAAATGAGTGTTTTTCGTCCTTCAATAAAGAAATTGCTCGCACTTTGGCGCGGTCGCTCCGAATTCAGACAACCATCGTTGTTTTGGATGGTATGGTTCGCAACGATACTGAGTACGATTTCGGTGAATCAGACCTTGTAGTATTTAGCGAAACAGGAACCTTCATACGCCAGATGTTGACCTTGCCTTTTCAGATTCATCTGAACAACTCGGCAGCTCTTTCCTTGTTTCGCTGTTTGGATGACATTCGTCGACGTATAACTCAACTTTCGGACGCTGTTTCAAAACCTGACGAAAGTGCAGCTCACGCTCGTTATGCAGGGTTGGAAAGGTTCAAAAGAAGTCTGGTATCTGAGGATGATGAGTTTCTGCATGCTGACGATGATGTCGGCCGGGGTATTCCAGAATTTGCTTCTGGGTCCAACGAAAACTcccttttcttcctccaatTGGTAGAGCATTTGGTTCATCGCTCCCTTCGTTTGTACCAAGCATGGAAGCATGTTGAGATGCAATCATTACAGCTCGACGACCCTGCTATACGGGCCCTTTTGGTGAATTCTTCTAGCGAGACGAGACCAGGAGATTCACTGCGATCCTTGGTCGTCGCATAA
- a CDS encoding predicted protein: MGMESYNAIGCIHSPQDSRRHILDPFPSFGMTPVSWTPCKTSDPNGTTTTTTKSSAYHKEDKFPAFPITTTTTMRFPTGVFVVVPVSFWLEATYAQNATRAPTDTIPEGVTVCDADEASATSTVPFAAIRSFCVNGAPCPSNSTTASEDFLSYCDCPSGLAGPHCEFFESLLPICDLDCANGTCVLGIESLAQVDDWMASPAGLEPRCECNKGYSGEACDQKGVPCGQYDCFNGATCVSTELDDGRTEYFCDCTTAHDGNTSYAGRFCESPSTSSCNEFADHNGRQFCVNGGSCRSDSFLGCDCPEGFIGPICEFTYKEIEYTECNLECENFGICRKGAKDLSLVQAHGLGNRHLLEESFSEDFEHCVCPQGFVGLRCEFKMEVCPGSSQVCLNGAECIPHTDDNGFKFVCDCESAQNPFAKYAGEYCEYESTGFCTIDGAKPGSGPGHDVFCVNGGDCAAYVKHGEE; encoded by the exons ATGGGAATGGAATCCTACAATGCTATAGGATGCATTCACTCTCCGCAAGATTCGCGCCGCCACATTTTGGACCCGTTTCCGAGTTTTGGGATGACACCCGTATCGTGGACTCCTTGTAAAACCAGTGACCCTAACggaaccaccaccaccaccaccaagTCATCTGCATACCACAAAGAGGACAAATTTCCAGCTTTTCCTATTACAACCACTACCACCATGAGATTTCCGACTggtgttttcgtcgtcgtaccgGTATCCTTCTGGCTAGAGGCAACGTACGCCCAGAACGCAACGCGTGCGCCGACGGATACGATTCCGGAAGGAGTGACCGTCTGCGATGCGGACGAGGCCTCGGCGACTTCGACGGTCCCGTTCGCGGCGATTCGCTCCTTTTGCGTAAACGGGGCACCCTGTCCGTCCAACTCCACTACCGCATCGGAGGACTTTCTCTCCTACTGTGACTGTCCTTCCGGACTGGCGGGACCGCATTGCGAGTTTTTCGAATCGCTTCTCCCGATTTGTGACTTGGACTGTGCGAACGGTACCTGTGTGCTAGGAATCGAATCACTGGCTCAGGTAGATGATTGGATGGCCAGTCCTGCTGGATTAGAACCTCGCTGCGAATGCAACAAGGGGTACTCGGGGGAAGCCTGTGATCAGAAAGGCGTTCCCTGTGGACAATACGATTGCTTCAACGGCGCGACCTGTGTATCCACCGAGCTGGATGATGGACGAACGGAGTACTTTTGCGATTGTACGACTGCTCACGATGGTAACACGAGCTATGCGGGACGATTCTGCGAATCTCCCAGCACTTCCAGCTGCAATGAATTTGCCGATCACAACGGACGTCAGTTTTGTGTCAACGGTGGATCCTGTCGATCGGATTC ATTCTTGGGTTGTGACTGTCCTGAAGGATTTATCGGACCCATCTGTGAATTCACCTACAAGGAGATCGAATACACGGAGTGCAACTTGGAGTGCgaaaattttggaatctgCCGCAAAGGTGCTAAAGATCTCAGCCTTGTACAAGCGCATGGTTTGGGTAACCGTCACCTTTTAGAAGAGAGCTTttcggaagactttgaaCACTGTGTTTGTCCGCAAGGATTTGTCGGTCTCCGTTGTGAGTTCAAGATGGAAGTCTGCCCCGGCTCTAGCCAAGTGTGCTTAAACGGTGCAGAGTGCATTCCCCACACCGACGACAATGGTTTTAAATTCGTATGCGACTGCGAATCAGCTCAAAATCCTTTCGCAAAGTATGCCGGAGAGTACTGTGAATATGAGTCAACCGGCTTTTGCACTATTGATGGCGCAAAACCTGGAAGCGGGCCCGGGCACGACGTCTTCTGTGTAAATGGCGGAGATTGTGCTGCGTATGTGAAGCATGGAGAAGAGTGA
- a CDS encoding predicted protein, whose translation VSDPVQHADGLNKYTSYRVDVRPPSATPGEVPQDVHLMNNTYSAVLRRYSDFLWLYERLHHERAGAIVPPVPDKQPVGRFSPAFVEDRRVQLERFLRRVATHPELADSTCLDTFLRADDVIFQAAKHAKTGTVLASHSQSMMMVMAPNAVSPNKKDGLKRWFAEAKTSMTGDLVRSPDDDLFEEIQRYIHGLDNQMRNVSHQASGLVRKGKEIANGMFEFGLAFNLLGQSEADALGDALSKMGQTADRLSVLSAEHAEKEMAQFEEPLQDYIKTIHAVKLALQRRHEKRLTYSTCCSEVDSKQTSLSKLRAQIGQESKAYTTEMSMRRAQEAAEAAREDFAATSQRVLREVDRFKREKAEDMRRTVLDYIALQVDYNKRMEEVWANLIPQLE comes from the coding sequence GTTTCGGATCCTGTACAGCACGCGGATGGCTTGAACAAATACACATCGTACCGGGTTGACGTACGCCCCCCATCCGCAACTCCCGGCGAGGTTCCGCAGGATGTGCACCTTATGAACAACACCTACAGTGCCGTCTTGCGTCGGTATTCGGACTTTTTGTGGTTGTACGAGCGACTCCACCACGAGCGTGCCGGTGCCATTGTCCCGCCCGTTCCCGACAAGCAACCAGTGGGCCGCTTCTCTCCAGCCTTTGTGGAAGACCGCCGGGTCCAACTCGAACGCTTTTTACGTCGCGTGGCAACGCATCCAGAATTGGCCGACTCCACTTGTTTGGATACCTTTTTGCGGGCGGACGACGTCATTTTTCAAGCCGCCAAGCACGCCAAAACTGGAACCGTCCTGGCCAGTCATTCACAGTCCATGATGATGGTGATGGCACCCAACGCGGTTTCGCCCAACAAGAAGGACGGTTTGAAGCGATGGTTCGCCGAGGCCAAAACCTCCATGACGGGTGATCTAGTGCGCAGTCCGGATGATGATCTGTTCGAAGAAATTCAGCGCTACATACACGGATTGGACAATCAAATGAGAAACGTCTCTCATCAAGCGTCGGGACTGGTACGCAAGGGTAAAGAAATTGCCAATGGAATGTTTGAGTTCGGACTCGCCTTTAATCTTCTGGGACAGTCGGAAGCGGATGCTCTGGGCGATGCCTTGAGTAAAATGGGCCAAACGGCGGATCGTCTTTCCGTCTTGTCGGCCGAACacgccgaaaaggaaatggcacAGTTCGAAGAGCCGCTTCAGGATTACATTAAAACAATCCACGCTGTCAAACTCGCCCTCCAACGACGCCACGAAAAGCGTCTCACCTACAGTACCTGCTGCAGTGAAGTGGACTCCAAGCAAACGAGTCTGTCAAAATTACGCGCCCAAATTGGACAAGAAAGCAAGGCCTACACGACGGAAATGTCAATGCGCCGGGCACAGGAAGCAGCCGAAGCCGCGCGGGAAGATTTTGCCGCTACTTCGCAGCGGGTACTACGGGAAGTGGACCGCTTCAAACGCGAAAAAGCGGAAGACATGCGGCGGACGGTCTTGGACTACATTGCTTTACAGGTGGACTACAACAAGCGCATGGAAGAAGTATGGGCGAATCTAATCCCACAACTAGAA
- a CDS encoding predicted protein: MMRFLVILLTASAVSAFSPSLNTNKVHVPVPSVLTTSLSSPLFRSQASSSSLTQCEAMLQETELPDKLYFEKEKEMPKVLGGLKIGLRKLVVITGASSGLGLNCATTLAKTGRYFVVMACRDVEKGKQVAKEKGLPDNSYVVMKLELGNLQSVRDFVSNLKAFKAARPLTHLICNAAVYKPKDPEPAWTDDGFEMSMGVNHLGHFLLVHLLMDDMSRAKGARVCIVGSITGNTNTVGGGLVYPQADLGKLQGFEKGAKKPVAMADGKPFFGAKAYKDSKVCNMMTVSELNRLYHKDTGIVFSSMYPGCIAETALFREKRPWFRKAFPWFMKYVTGGYVGMEEAGERLAQVIDDPQCTKSGVYWSWNGGAQTVGRWSPDGKPRGAGGSGGEIFENQQSDAVRDLPTAKKMWKLSREAVGLSKKEMFKGGKLEEE; this comes from the exons ATGATGCGTTTCCTAGTGATTTTGCTGACTGCTTCCGCGGTTTCGGCCTTTTCGCCTTCTTTGAATACCAACAAGGTCCATGTTCCGGTTCCATCCGTGTTAACGACCTCCTTGTCGTCCCCCTTATTTCGTAGTCAAGCCTCGAGCTCTTCCTTAACTCAATGCGAAGCTATGCTTCAAGAAACAGAGCTGCCTGATAAACtgtattttgaaaaagaaaaggaaatgcCCAAGGTATTGGGAGGTCTCAAGATTGGCCTCCGAAAACTGGTAGTCATTACCGGCGCGTCGTCGGGGTTGGGTTTGAACTGCGCCACCACCCTCGCCAAGACGGGGCGATATTTTGTCGTCATGGCGTGTCGCGATGTCGAAAAGGGCAAGCAAG tcgccaaagaaaagggaCTCCCAGACAACTCGTACGTTGTTATGAAGCTTGAACTTGGTAATCTGCAATCGGTCCGCGATTTTGTGAGCAACCTCAAAGCGTTCAAAGCTGCCCGTCCTTTGACACACTTGATCTGCAATGCTGCCGTGTACAAGCCCAAAGATCCTGAACCGGCCTGGACCGACGATGGGTTTGAAATGTCCATGGGTGTCAATCACCTCGGCCATTTTTTGTTGGTTCATCTCTTGATGGATGACATGTCTCGTGCCAAGGGTGCTCGTGTCTGCATCGTGGGGTCCATCACTGGAAATACCAATACCGTCGGTGGAGGTCTCGTCTACCCACAGGCTGATTTGGGTAAACTCCAAGGATTTGAGAAAGGCGCCAAGAAGCCGGTTGCCATGGCGGATGGCAAGCCATTCTTTGGTGCCAAGGCTTACAAAGATTCCAAA GTATGCAATATGATGACCGTGTCCGAGCTTAACCGTCTTTACCACAAAGATACCGGTATCGTGTTTTCCTCCATGTACCCGGGCTGTATCGCTGAGACCGCTCTCTTCCGCGAAAAACGTCCCTGGTTTCGCAAGGCGTTCCCTTGGTTCATGAAGTACGTCACGGGTGGCTACGTTGGTATGGAGGAAGCTGGGGAACGTCTTGCTCAGGTTATAGACGACCCACAATGCACTAAGTCGGGTGTTTATTGGAGCTGGAATGGCGGTGCTCAGACAGTGGGACGTTGGAGCCCCGACGGAAAGCCTCGAGGTGCCGGCGGATCGGGTGGTGAGATTTTTGAGAATCAGCAGTCCGACGCAGTACGGGATCTTCCTACCGCCAAGAAAATGTGGAAACTGAGTAGGGAAGCAGTTGGtctttccaagaaggaaatgttTAAGGGTGGAAAGCTTGAAGAGGAATAA
- the SybD gene encoding predicted protein (putative synaptobrevin, v-SNARE component, similar to animal SYBL1 and plant VAMP722), with the protein MIVYAMICRAIDAAVLVEFAEELQGNAPQVTSSLMESLRDHPELVNEGDRKTYVQRNESQSDIISHFLESCAVALGDQGNSVEEFYFHLFKMNGIFYCCIGDDPDTRDQKVNFAFLEHICNEFVTTFRSSRIESANAYSLDKQFKPTLRSSMHHYNTNHKSIGQEDKVRCVLAQVEDMKAVMGRNINLLLSRGEDLNAMSQKSDTMQEDAMVFKKNTTTAAWKLQRQVYLYGLLAALGIVLLIYMISISVCGARLKYCRSSRASRNNSTNTGGN; encoded by the exons ATGATCGTCTACGCTATGATTTGTCGAGCGATCGACGCAGCAGTGCTAGTGGAGTTCGCTGAAGAACTCCAAGGCAACGCACCACAAGTAACGTCTTCGTTGATGGAAAGCTTGCGAGACCACCCTGAACTTGTCAATGAAGGCGATCGCAAAACTTATGTGCAACGAAACGAATCACAAAGTGATATCATTTCACATTTTTTGGAATCCTGCGCCGTCGCTCTAGGAGATCAAGGAAATAGCGTAGAGGAGTTTTATTTTCACTTGTTCAAAATGAATGGTATCTTTTACTGCTGCATCGGAGACGATCCTGATACTCGAGATCAGAAGGT CAACTTTGCGTTTCTAGAACACATTTGCAATGAATTTGTCACGACATTTCGATCGAGTCGTATTGAAAGTGCGAACGCTTACTCCTTAGACAAACAGTTTAAACCGACACTGCGCTCCTCCATGCATCATTACAATACTAATCACAAATCGATTGGCCAAGAGGACAAGGTTCGCTGTGTTTTGGCTCAAGTTGAGGATATGAAGGCTGTCATGGGCCGGAATATTAATTTACTTTTGAGTCGAGGAGAAGATTTAAATGCAATGAGCCAGAAGTCGGACACTATGCAGGAGGATGCTATGGTATTCAAGAAAAACACCACCACAGCAGCATGGAAGTTGCAACGACAAGTTTACCTTTATGGACTCCTCGCCGCATTGGGTATTGTGCTATTGATTTATATGATATCGATTAGTGTTTGCGGGGCACGTCTCAAATACTGTCGTTCCAGCCGGGCAAGTAGGAACAACAGCACTAATACGGGAGGAAATTGA